CTTGAAAACTTGGTATGTCAATAATGTCATTCCATAAAACTTCCTTACTTTATTATTTTATCTATCACATTTATATAACAGATTTTCCCAACGTCTGTCAACCTCTTTCTGGAATTCTTCAATTAAATGTTCATTTCCAGGTTTAAATAAATGTTTAAATCTTCCCTGTGCTCTTAAGAAATCTTCAATAGGAAGTTTTTTCTTTGGCTCGTAAGTTAAATTCCATTTTCCATGATCTACTTCAAACATTGGCCAGTAGCATGTTTCTACTGCAAGACGACAGATTTCCATAATATCTTCAGTATTGTATCTCCATCCTCTTGGACATGGTGTCATGATATTTAAGAAACTTGCCCCTTCTGTGTAAATCGCTTTTTCAGCCTTTTTATGAAGATCATTAAAGTTTAGTGTAAATGTACTCTGGCCTACATATGCTACATCATGATCTGCGATGATGCTTGCAAGGTCTTTACGGTTCTGCATTTTACCAACAGATTCTTTTCCTGTCGGTGTTGTTGTTGTATCTGCAAACATTGGTGTTGCAGAAGATCTTTGGATTCCTGTATTCATATAAGCTCCGTTATCGTAACACACATAAACCATGTCATGACCACGTTCCATAGCTCCTGATAAAGACTGGAATCCGATATCATAAGTTCCACCATCTCCACCAAATGCGATGAATTTAAAGTTTTCGTCTTTTGGAAGTTTTCCACGTTTTTTTAATGCTTTATATGCTGTCTCAACTCCACTTAATGTTGCTCCTGCATTTTCAAATGCATTGTGGATATAGCTGTCTTCCCATGCAGAATATGGATACATGAAAGAAGATACCTCAAGACATCCTGTCGCATTTGCGATCACAGCATGATCTTCTTCATGTAAAGCACGAAGTACCGCACGAACTCCAATTGTAGCACCACATCCGGCACACATACGATGTCCTGGAGCTAAACGCTCTTTTTTACTCATCATTTCTTTTACATTATAACTACTCACAGTATTCCTCCTATTAACGCAATCCGATGTATTTAAACTGTTCAAGTATTGTTCCATTTTCAATATGATCTTCAAGATCAGTAAAGATATCATATACTTCCTGTACGGTAAAGTCTCTTCCGGCAAGTCCGTAAATATAGTTGACGGTATCGATCATCACTTTATTTCTAAATAATCCGGCAGTTACTTCACTTCCAAGAGGTCCACCGTTTCCGTTATAACTTTCTGTACGGTCCATGATTGCTACCGCTTTGGCACCTTTTAAAGCTGTGGCTAATTCATCGGCTGGGAATGGACGGAACAGACGCAGTTTGATAACACCGACTTTTTTACCTTTTGCTCTTAAGTCATCCACTGCCTGTTTTGCTGTTCCAGCAGCTGATCCGATCAATAACATGATGTAATCGGCATCTTTTGTTTTGTATTCTTCAAATAATCCATAGCTTCTTCCAGAAATCTTTTTAAATTCTTTTGCAACCTTCAAGACTGCATCTTTCGCATTTTCTAATGCGATTTCTTGATTTTTCTTTGCTTCCATTGCATAGCTTGTCACAGAATATGGTCCAACTGCGATTGGTTTTCCAGGATTTAATAAGAATTCTTCCGGTTCATATTCACCAACAAAATTTTTAACTTCTTCATCTTCTAGTAATTCAATATTTTCAACCGCATGACTTGTGATAAATCCATCCTGACAGATCATGATCGGTAAATGGACACCAGCACTTTCGGCGATTGGATATGCCTGAATAAAGTTATCATAGGCTTCCTGATTGTTTTCCGCATAAATCTGAATCCATCCAGTATCTCTTGCGCCCATTCCATCAGAATGGTCACAGTTGATGTTGATCGGTCCGGATAATGTGCGGTTTACGAGAGCTAATGCGATAGGCATACGGTTTGATGCTGCAAGCAATAATTCTTCCCACATCAATGCAAGTCCTGCAGAAGATGTTGCTGTTAAAGTTCTTGCGCCGGCAGCTTCTGATCCGATTGCGGCACTCATTGCAGAATGTTCACTTTCCACAGGGACAAATTCTGTGTCGATTTCTCCATTTGCAATATATGTAGAAACCATCTGTGGAATCTCTGTGGATGGAGTGATTGGGAATGCCGGCATAACATCCGGATTGATCTGGCGGATTGCGAAGGATACCGCCTCATTTCCTGACATACGATCTTTTCTAGCCATCTTATCTTCCCTCCTTCATTGTGATTGCATCAAATGGACAGGCTTTTGCACAAATACCGCATCCTTTACAGTGGTCATAATCAAATTCTACTCGTTCACCATCTTTTAGAGGAATACTAGAGTCTGGACAGACCATGGAACAGACCATACACTGTCTGCAAAGATCCTGGTCTAAAATTGGTGTTCTTGTTCTCCATTCCCCTGTATGAAACTGTTTTGAAGTTCCGCCAGCAAATAACATCAGTCCTTCTGTCAGATCCTGATGAGGTGTCTGCTCATTGATTTTGCTTATATCTGTTCTCATATTGTTATATCTCCATTTAAAATACGTTTTTATAATACATCTTTTAATTCTTCATAAGTTAATTCAAGTGCTTGCATATTTCCATCGATGACTTCTGGTTTCTTTGCAAATTTATGCTGATAAGAAGCTCGCATTTCAGAAATAAAAGCATCTTTTTTCATAACACCACTGACTGCAACAGCTGCTGCGAGCATTGGAGAGTTTGGAAAATATTTTCCTAAAGCCTGTATAGAGATTTTTCTTGCATCGACAGTATAAACTTTTCCTTGATAGCCATTTAACATTGGCTTGATCTCATCGGCTGATTTTGGTGTATTTACAATGATCGCTCCATCTTCTTTTAATCCTGCTGTGACATCAACAGAGTGAAGTAATGTCTCATCAACAACAACTACTAATCCTGGTGTATAAATGTTTGAATGTACGCGGATCACTTCATCACTGATCCTGTTATATGCAGTAATTGGTGCTCCCATACGTTCTGGCCCGTATTCAGGAAATCCCTGTACATATTTTCCGGTTTTAAATGCTACGTCGGCAAGAAGTAATGCTGCGGTCTTGGCACCCTGTCCGCCACGACCATGCCATCTGATCTCTAGTCCATTGTTCATGGTGTTTCTCTCCCTTTATTTTGATAATTATACTTAAATGAATTACATTCATCTATAAATTAGATTTTTTTCAGTAACATTAACTATTATATTACAAAATCCGACTTTGTAAATTGAAACTTTGAATAGTTTTCATTATATAGTTGAACAAAATTCATTTATAAACAAAACTACAAGGGAATACAACAAACAAAAGTTATTGTATTCCCTTGCAGTTTTATATTATTTACTATTTTTCTTGATTCGAGGATCAAAACATCTCATATCAATCCACATTCGGCTGATCTTTTTATTTGCCTGATCTCCGAAATATGTCATAACAGCACTTCTTCGCATAACATCCTGTGTCGGATATTGGGCATATAACTGTCCTTTGGACATTTCCTCACTTGTTTTCATTACATAGTTGTAATTATCTCCATTTTGTTGGAAGAAATAATTCAGATCATAATCAACGCTTTTCTTATCTTCGCTTCCATACATATATTTGATGTAATCATAGATGGTCTTATCTTCTCCTCCAGAGATCACAGATGTATATCCGACATAGTACATATTCCTTACAACGTTATCCGGTCTTGAAATGTAGTTTACAAAAGCCTGTGCTGCCTGCTGCTTTTCTTTATCTTTTCCAATCCCAGACTTTAACATACACCATCCGTCAAACCACAGATTCGTACTCGCTTTTGGAACAGCATAACGTAATTTGATACCTTCTTCTTCCACCTGCTGCATAGAATATACACCGTCTCCAGACCATTGAAGATTAGCTACCACCTTTCCACTGACAAGGTCCGCTTTTCCACTGTCAGTTTCAAAAGAATATACATTATCCTTGATCTTTGATAGGATCATTCCTGCATTTTGGATACTTTGATCAGAAGTATCATTTAACAAGGATGATAATCTTTCTTTGTAGTTTGACTGGTTTTGAAATTTCTTTGTTAAAATCTCTTTCTGTGTCTGCATACCACGAACTGCAAAATAACAATCCCTGACACTATCTTTGGCAGTTATCTTTTTATAGTATTTTTGATTTAATAATAGACCCCAGTCTTCTGCATCTTCTCTGGAAACATACTTTGGATTATATACATAACCAAGTGTTCCCCACATATAACCGGCTGTATAATCCCCTACAGACTGTCCTTGATATTTTAACTGATCCAAAGATTTTTTAATATAAGGAGATACCCCTTTCGCATAATAATTGTTGGCATCTGAAGTATCCCAAAATTCATCAGAATATTTTAATATTTTATTTTCAGCCATAAGTTTCATCGTCATATATTCGGATGGGCAGATCAGGTCATAAGTGTCACCGATCGTCAACTGATTATACATATCTTCATTTGTTCCAAAAGTTGAATATTCAACTTTCACTTTTTTGTGATATGTTTTTTCATACCAGTTTTCAAAATCTTTGATCATCGAATTTCTCCCGATGATCTTTTTCCCATTCTCTAATTCGATTTCTTCATCATCGTCCCAGTCACCTTCATCCAGATATTCTTCCCAGTTTGCAATTCTTAAGATAATCTCATCATTTTTTGAACTCTTTTGTGTACTACAGGAACATAAAGCCAGGGGAAGCATGATTACAAGTAAAATTGAAAAAATGATAGAAAATACTTTATATTTCATGATCATTCTCCTTCCTGCCTGTATGGTTCATACCGATCACAACAAAGATCACGATCAAAAAGATGATGGTTGATAGTGCCCATAGAGCTGTTTTAACATCAGTCTGTGCTCCTTTTGTGGCATTAACAACATACGTGCTGATCGTGTCAAACATCGATGGCTTTGTATAAGTTGTGATAAAATAATCATCTAATGTTAATGTGATCGACATCATAAATCCAGAAACGATTCCGGAAGTTAACTGTGGCAACACAACCTTTCTTAAGGCTCCAAATGGGGAGCACCCAAGGTCTAGAGCAGCTTCATATAACTGAGGATCCATCTGCTTTAGGCGAGGGATCACAGATAGATATACAAACGGGCTGCAAAGGGATACAAGCCCGATCACAAGCGGAATATAACTTGCTTTATCCATCTTAAAAAATACGATCAATAACACACAGATAGAAAAACCAGTTACAACATCTGCATTTACAACTGGAATCTGATTCATCAGATGGATCGGTCTCTTTAGTTTCTTTGAAGAATAAAAAGCACCGATCGCACCAAGAGTTCCAAGGATTGTTGAAATAACTGCAACGACCACAGCTAAGATGAGTGTTCCAAAGATCATGGATCTAAGGTCTTCTGAATGAAACAGATAGACATAATTCTTCACTGTAAAACTTCCAGATCTTCCAATGATCGCAGAATCCATAAAACTGTAGACAGCTAAGAGCAAGATTGGCAGATACATCAGCAACAGAACCATTCCAAGGAAAACACTTTGTATTGTTTTTTTATTCATATGCATTGTCCTCCTTGTCTGAAAATTCTCCTGTAATCGTACTTAATAATAAGATTAAGATCAAGAGGATCATGGAAATAACAGATCCATTGTTCCAGTCATACATGCTGAAATAGCTTCCAA
The sequence above is drawn from the Anaerostipes hadrus ATCC 29173 = JCM 17467 genome and encodes:
- a CDS encoding thiamine pyrophosphate-dependent enzyme; its protein translation is MEQYLNSLNTSDCVNRRNTVSSYNVKEMMSKKERLAPGHRMCAGCGATIGVRAVLRALHEEDHAVIANATGCLEVSSFMYPYSAWEDSYIHNAFENAGATLSGVETAYKALKKRGKLPKDENFKFIAFGGDGGTYDIGFQSLSGAMERGHDMVYVCYDNGAYMNTGIQRSSATPMFADTTTTPTGKESVGKMQNRKDLASIIADHDVAYVGQSTFTLNFNDLHKKAEKAIYTEGASFLNIMTPCPRGWRYNTEDIMEICRLAVETCYWPMFEVDHGKWNLTYEPKKKLPIEDFLRAQGRFKHLFKPGNEHLIEEFQKEVDRRWENLLYKCDR
- the porA gene encoding pyruvate flavodoxin/ferredoxin oxidoreductase thiamine diP-binding domain protein, with translation MARKDRMSGNEAVSFAIRQINPDVMPAFPITPSTEIPQMVSTYIANGEIDTEFVPVESEHSAMSAAIGSEAAGARTLTATSSAGLALMWEELLLAASNRMPIALALVNRTLSGPININCDHSDGMGARDTGWIQIYAENNQEAYDNFIQAYPIAESAGVHLPIMICQDGFITSHAVENIELLEDEEVKNFVGEYEPEEFLLNPGKPIAVGPYSVTSYAMEAKKNQEIALENAKDAVLKVAKEFKKISGRSYGLFEEYKTKDADYIMLLIGSAAGTAKQAVDDLRAKGKKVGVIKLRLFRPFPADELATALKGAKAVAIMDRTESYNGNGGPLGSEVTAGLFRNKVMIDTVNYIYGLAGRDFTVQEVYDIFTDLEDHIENGTILEQFKYIGLR
- a CDS encoding 4Fe-4S binding protein, with amino-acid sequence MRTDISKINEQTPHQDLTEGLMLFAGGTSKQFHTGEWRTRTPILDQDLCRQCMVCSMVCPDSSIPLKDGERVEFDYDHCKGCGICAKACPFDAITMKEGR
- a CDS encoding 2-oxoacid:acceptor oxidoreductase family protein, which translates into the protein MNNGLEIRWHGRGGQGAKTAALLLADVAFKTGKYVQGFPEYGPERMGAPITAYNRISDEVIRVHSNIYTPGLVVVVDETLLHSVDVTAGLKEDGAIIVNTPKSADEIKPMLNGYQGKVYTVDARKISIQALGKYFPNSPMLAAAVAVSGVMKKDAFISEMRASYQHKFAKKPEVIDGNMQALELTYEELKDVL
- a CDS encoding ABC transporter substrate-binding protein — encoded protein: MKYKVFSIIFSILLVIMLPLALCSCSTQKSSKNDEIILRIANWEEYLDEGDWDDDEEIELENGKKIIGRNSMIKDFENWYEKTYHKKVKVEYSTFGTNEDMYNQLTIGDTYDLICPSEYMTMKLMAENKILKYSDEFWDTSDANNYYAKGVSPYIKKSLDQLKYQGQSVGDYTAGYMWGTLGYVYNPKYVSREDAEDWGLLLNQKYYKKITAKDSVRDCYFAVRGMQTQKEILTKKFQNQSNYKERLSSLLNDTSDQSIQNAGMILSKIKDNVYSFETDSGKADLVSGKVVANLQWSGDGVYSMQQVEEEGIKLRYAVPKASTNLWFDGWCMLKSGIGKDKEKQQAAQAFVNYISRPDNVVRNMYYVGYTSVISGGEDKTIYDYIKYMYGSEDKKSVDYDLNYFFQQNGDNYNYVMKTSEEMSKGQLYAQYPTQDVMRRSAVMTYFGDQANKKISRMWIDMRCFDPRIKKNSK
- a CDS encoding ABC transporter permease; translated protein: MHMNKKTIQSVFLGMVLLLMYLPILLLAVYSFMDSAIIGRSGSFTVKNYVYLFHSEDLRSMIFGTLILAVVVAVISTILGTLGAIGAFYSSKKLKRPIHLMNQIPVVNADVVTGFSICVLLIVFFKMDKASYIPLVIGLVSLCSPFVYLSVIPRLKQMDPQLYEAALDLGCSPFGALRKVVLPQLTSGIVSGFMMSITLTLDDYFITTYTKPSMFDTISTYVVNATKGAQTDVKTALWALSTIIFLIVIFVVIGMNHTGRKENDHEI